A genomic stretch from Oreochromis niloticus isolate F11D_XX linkage group LG11, O_niloticus_UMD_NMBU, whole genome shotgun sequence includes:
- the LOC109204182 gene encoding uncharacterized protein LOC109204182, with product MKEYLGTFDKVMTVLDNQSGEIRTNEGAVSHISDDQSNRLFRYLTGVVYDYDCCQKYIDRAWPGASFICSVNMEAPRQVQQQLPARGRGGRRRGRGGVRMRGGIGGRGRGARRHHDVPDEIRATLIDHVINHRLTMAEAGRRVQPNVPRSTVSSIIQTFRRENRIGRQPQVGGRRKLLNEQQEREICNMVIANNAITLRQIRNAILLDNVMFQNINSISISTIDRVLKKHQMTMKQIYRVPFERNSDRVKGLRYQYVHRIMALEGNETPHILVFVDEAGFNLAKGRRRGRNIIGHRATVDVPGQRGANITMCAAISERGVATHIPSLGPYNTQKLLNFLDHLYTDLIPENERGVEGPQLPHYVIVWDNVNFHRGPRIRTWFTTHPRMLMEFLPPYSPFLNPIEEFFSAWRWRVYEHQAQDQRALLHAMDAACEDITGDQCRGWLRHSRRFFPRCIARENIRCDVDENLWPDREQRVDGQEDEDGGQEREGDNGDH from the exons ATGAAAGAATATCTTGGAACATTTGATAAAGTTATGACAGTACTTGACAATCAATCAGGTGAAATTAGAACTAACGAAGGAGCAGTTTCCCACATCTCAGATGACCAATCAAACAGGTTGTTCAGATACCTGACAGGTGTTGTCTATGATTATGACTGCTGCCAAAAGTATATAGACAGAGCTTGGCCCGGGGCCAGTTTCATTTGCAGTGTGAACATGGAAGCACCTCGCCAAGTACAACAGCAACTTCCTGctcgaggaagaggaggaagaagaagaggaagaggaggagtgagAATGCGTGGAGGAATAGGGGGAAGAGGCCGAGGAGCACGGAGGCACCATGATGTCCCAGATGAAATCCGGGCCACCCTTATTGACCACGTTATAAACCATCGCCTCACAATGGCAGAGGCAGGTCGCCGAGTGCAGCCTAATGTGCCTCGGTCTACAGTCTCCTCCATCATCCAAACCTTTCGCAGGGAAAACAG GATTGGACGACAGCCTCAAGTGGGTGGCAGAAGAAAACTTCTAAATGAACAACAAGAACGAGAAATATGCAACATGGTCATTGCAAATAATGCCATCACACTGAGACAGATTCGTAATGCAATCCTGCTAGACAATGTAATGTTCCAAAATATAAACTCTATCAGCATCTCCACAATAGACCGGGTATTGAAGAAACATCAGATGACCATGAAACAGATTTACAGGGTACCATTTGAGAGAAACTCTGACAGAGTGAAAGGGCTGCGGTACCAGTATGTGCAT AGAATAATGGCATTAGAAGGCAACGAAACCCCTCACATCCTAGTGTTCGTTGATGAAGCTGGCTTCAACCTGGCCAAAGGTCGAAGGCGTGGGCGTAACATCATTGGCCACCGAGCCACTGTGGATGTCCCAGGCCAGCGAGGAGCAAATATAACAATGTGTGCCGCTATATCAGAAAGAGGTGTGGCCACACACATTCCCAGTTTAGGGCCCTACAATACACAAAAGCTCCTCAATTTTTTGGACCACCTTTATACTGATCTGATCCCAGAAAATGAGAGAGGTGTAGAAGGACCTCAGCTACCACATTATGTCATTGTGTGGGATAATGTGAACTTCCACCGCGGCCCACGCATCAGAACCTGGTTCACCACCCATCCCCGGATGCTAATGGAGTTTCTTCCACCTTACTCTCCTTTCCTAAATCCAATTGAGGAGTTTTTTTCAGCTTGGAGGTGGAGGGTGTATGAGCATCAGGCTCAAGACCAGAGGGCCCTGCTGCATGCAATGGATGCTGCATGTGAGGACATCACAGGGGATCAATGTAGGGGATGGTTGAGACATTCACGCCGTTTCTTCCCTCGCTGCATCGCACGAGAAAATATCCGTTGCGATGTGGATGAGAATTTATGGCCTGACAGAGAGCAGCGCGTCGATGGCCAGGAGGATGAGGATGGTGGCCAGGAAAGAGAGGGTGACAATGGCGACCACTGA